Proteins encoded within one genomic window of Spiroplasma endosymbiont of Agriotes lineatus:
- a CDS encoding IS3 family transposase has translation MNNKGCSYDNAVTETTYKTFKTEFIKGKKFENLTQLKCELFDFVNWYNNIRIHDSLNYLTPVEFRKWQST, from the coding sequence TTAAACAATAAAGGTTGTTCTTATGATAATGCTGTGACTGAAACAACTTACAAAACCTTTAAAACGGAATTTATTAAGGGTAAAAAATTTGAAAATTTAACACAATTAAAATGCGAACTATTTGATTTTGTTAATTGATACAACAATATTCGAATTCACGACAGTTTAAATTATTTAACACCCGTTGAATTTAGAAAATGGCAGTCTACATAA
- the rpiB gene encoding ribose 5-phosphate isomerase B, with translation MKDKIAIGCDHAGYVLKTALIEYLKNNEYEVVDLGTNSEKEQVDYPDYAKLVGKEVGNGNAKYGILICGTGIGISISANRIPKIRAALCYETKLAALAREHNDANILVLGGKIIAPQKAIWILEEFLNTKFSNRHQQRVEKIELGDIKNV, from the coding sequence ATGAAAGATAAAATTGCTATTGGATGTGATCACGCTGGATATGTATTAAAAACTGCTCTTATTGAATATTTAAAAAATAATGAATATGAGGTTGTTGATTTAGGAACTAATAGTGAAAAAGAGCAAGTTGATTATCCTGATTATGCAAAATTAGTTGGTAAAGAGGTGGGAAATGGTAATGCTAAGTATGGGATTTTAATTTGTGGCACAGGTATTGGAATAAGTATTAGTGCTAATCGCATTCCAAAAATTAGAGCGGCATTATGTTATGAAACAAAGTTAGCGGCCTTAGCTCGCGAACATAATGATGCTAATATTTTAGTTTTAGGAGGAAAAATTATTGCACCTCAAAAAGCAATTTGAATTTTAGAAGAATTTTTAAATACTAAATTTTCAAACCGTCATCAACAACGAGTTGAAAAAATTGAATTAGGAGATATTAAAAATGTTTAA
- the glyA gene encoding serine hydroxymethyltransferase yields MFKTDTQTNGISSEGKDIDSEIQNINPKTNDIDPKIKAIVKEELIRQQQHAELIASENYVSLPVLRLAGSILTNKYAEGYPGRRYYGGCEFVDKSENLAIERLKTLFNAEHANVQPHSGSQANAAAYQAILKPNDIVLAMSLDAGGHLTHGHKLNFSGIVYQFHGYGVDQKTQQLDYEVIRQQALELKPKLIVAGASAYSRTIDFNKFREIADEVGALLMVDMAHIAGLIAAGLHPNPVTVADIVTTTTHKTLRGPRSGAILCKKELAKAIDRAVFPGQQGGPLEHIIAAKAQAFYEAATPEFKAYQEQIIANCKVLENIFRKHDIKLISGGTDNHLMIIDVKSSFNRTGQECENILHQIDVICNKNMIPFDKEKPMTTSGIRIGTAAMTTRGWKEKEFEQLANIIVSVLKKHGNTEENITKHKQQISILLKNFPIYENYQL; encoded by the coding sequence ATGTTTAAAACTGATACTCAAACAAATGGTATTAGTTCAGAAGGAAAGGATATTGATTCAGAAATACAAAATATTAATCCCAAAACAAATGATATTGATCCCAAAATAAAAGCAATTGTTAAAGAAGAACTTATTAGACAACAACAACATGCGGAATTAATTGCTTCGGAAAATTATGTTTCGCTTCCAGTATTAAGATTAGCAGGCTCAATATTAACTAATAAATATGCTGAAGGATATCCGGGAAGAAGATATTATGGTGGTTGTGAATTTGTTGATAAAAGTGAAAATTTAGCGATTGAAAGATTAAAGACTTTATTTAATGCCGAACATGCTAATGTGCAACCGCATTCTGGTAGTCAAGCCAATGCTGCTGCTTATCAAGCTATTTTAAAGCCGAATGATATTGTTTTGGCAATGAGTTTAGATGCAGGCGGTCATTTAACCCATGGACATAAATTGAATTTCTCAGGAATTGTTTATCAATTTCATGGTTATGGTGTTGATCAAAAAACTCAACAATTAGATTATGAAGTAATTAGACAACAAGCATTAGAACTTAAACCAAAATTAATTGTTGCTGGAGCGAGTGCATATTCAAGAACAATTGATTTTAATAAGTTTCGTGAAATTGCTGATGAAGTTGGGGCATTATTAATGGTTGATATGGCTCATATTGCTGGTTTAATTGCTGCTGGATTACACCCAAACCCTGTAACAGTAGCAGATATTGTAACAACAACAACACATAAAACATTACGAGGCCCAAGAAGTGGAGCAATTTTATGTAAAAAAGAATTAGCAAAAGCCATTGATCGAGCAGTATTTCCTGGTCAACAAGGAGGTCCTTTAGAACATATTATTGCTGCTAAAGCACAAGCATTTTATGAAGCGGCAACACCAGAATTTAAAGCATATCAAGAGCAAATTATTGCTAATTGTAAAGTTTTAGAAAATATTTTTAGAAAACATGATATTAAACTGATTAGCGGCGGTACTGATAATCATTTAATGATTATTGATGTTAAATCATCATTTAATCGCACTGGACAGGAATGTGAAAATATTTTGCATCAAATTGATGTTATTTGTAATAAAAATATGATTCCTTTTGATAAAGAAAAACCAATGACTACTAGCGGCATTCGGATTGGAACAGCTGCGATGACCACTAGAGGATGAAAAGAAAAGGAATTTGAACAATTAGCAAATATAATTGTTAGTGTTCTTAAAAAACATGGTAATACTGAAGAGAATATTACTAAGCATAAACAACAAATTAGTATTTTATTAAAAAATTTTCCAATATATGAAAATTATCAATTATAA
- the holA gene encoding DNA polymerase III subunit delta: MFLIYGSDKFLINKQIQKIINVINKDQQMNILKYSMINNTNIDEILQIISMPPLFNNKQIVIIEDCWFLTSSREHQLSNLQFKNLLKYCENPAPFTEIFFVVNSSNIDQRKKIIKVIEKTGKVLVVKELNDSKLKMFVQNYFVKHNTEITNEGLNLLLEKLPNSLQIIVNELNKLINYSNSLILEDVDVLVSRYLDSNIFDLANAFIVRDISQIWQQYYDFKNSNQDVLAIIGLLANQLRTVRDIKIYQQRNCDFNTICQKMTINPFRLRILWKYLLKINDQQIHYLLGSLSNLDYNIKRSHVNKNIGFEFFLLQL, translated from the coding sequence ATGTTTCTAATTTACGGTAGCGATAAATTTCTTATTAATAAACAAATTCAAAAAATAATTAATGTTATTAATAAGGATCAACAAATGAATATTTTAAAGTATAGTATGATAAATAATACTAATATTGATGAAATATTACAAATTATTTCAATGCCACCATTATTTAACAATAAACAAATTGTTATTATTGAAGATTGTTGATTTTTAACTTCTTCTCGTGAGCATCAATTAAGTAATTTACAATTTAAAAATTTGCTTAAATATTGTGAAAATCCAGCACCATTTACTGAGATATTTTTTGTTGTTAACAGTTCTAATATTGATCAACGAAAAAAGATTATTAAAGTTATTGAAAAAACAGGCAAGGTTTTAGTTGTTAAAGAATTAAATGATAGTAAGTTAAAAATGTTTGTTCAAAATTATTTTGTTAAGCATAATACTGAAATTACTAATGAGGGTTTAAATTTATTATTAGAAAAATTACCTAATAGTTTGCAAATTATTGTTAATGAATTAAATAAACTTATTAATTATAGTAATTCATTAATATTGGAAGATGTTGATGTTTTGGTTAGTCGTTATTTAGATAGTAATATTTTTGATTTAGCCAATGCTTTTATTGTTCGTGATATTTCACAAATATGACAACAATACTATGATTTTAAAAATAGTAATCAAGATGTTTTGGCAATTATTGGTTTGTTGGCTAATCAACTAAGGACGGTTCGCGATATTAAAATTTATCAACAAAGAAATTGTGATTTTAATACTATTTGTCAAAAAATGACTATTAATCCTTTTCGGTTAAGAATTCTTTGAAAATATCTTTTAAAAATTAATGATCAACAAATTCATTATTTATTAGGTAGTTTAAGTAATTTAGATTATAATATAAAGAGAAGTCATGTTAATAAAAATATTGGCTTTGAGTTTTTTTTATTGCAATTGTAA
- a CDS encoding DUF402 domain-containing protein, translating into MKNTLITGRKVLIHAYKHNGEIYRSWDHAIFLEETKNYLILVNEAVIVTEVNGRKWKTHEPAIWFFSKNRWYNIISMLKDNGIHYYCNIASPFAYDGKTIKFIDYDIDIKVFPDGYTKILDLKEFSRNKINWNYPENLQNIIWNEIERLKIQIKDKDDLFHEKTVLNHWNNYQINFK; encoded by the coding sequence ATGAAAAACACACTTATAACAGGTCGTAAAGTTTTAATTCACGCCTATAAACATAATGGCGAAATATATCGTTCTTGGGATCACGCTATTTTTTTAGAAGAAACTAAAAATTATTTAATTTTAGTAAATGAAGCCGTTATTGTTACTGAGGTTAATGGTCGTAAATGGAAAACTCATGAACCAGCTATTTGGTTCTTTTCTAAGAACCGATGATATAATATTATTTCAATGTTAAAAGATAATGGTATTCATTATTATTGTAATATTGCTAGTCCTTTTGCTTATGATGGTAAAACAATAAAGTTTATTGATTATGATATTGATATTAAAGTATTTCCTGATGGGTATACAAAAATATTAGATTTAAAAGAGTTTAGTCGTAACAAGATAAATTGAAATTATCCTGAAAATTTGCAAAATATTATTTGAAATGAAATTGAAAGATTAAAAATTCAAATTAAGGATAAGGATGATTTATTTCATGAAAAAACGGTATTAAATCATTGAAACAATTATCAAATTAATTTTAAATAA